One Purpureocillium takamizusanense chromosome 1, complete sequence genomic window carries:
- the PSF2 gene encoding DNA replication protein psf2 (EggNog:ENOG503P488~BUSCO:EOG09264QRY~COG:L) → MALPLPPGLVPSEVGFLCEMELVTVVPRQRLEPIALLSGETPTLRPPHRANIPLWLALLLKKQRRANIVAPPWLHPDSLRDIIHHETKIDTKGWAPPPPPPARGDARGNARRYGQGARDGQDGQLGVDERVLSPPFLPSCTSDAPVGALPYHWFELAEMLLAHAADDVPAAAEVRSLLRDLQEVRAAKMRASTAQLEVGVDGVMSLRGVGAMELAESRGFVIGVVEGVRKIGSSAEAVRREEEEEHGGRGDDDEPSDDDMGL, encoded by the exons ATGgcgctgcctctgccgccgggcCTTGTGCCCTCTGAGGTTGGATTTCTTTGCGAGATGGAGCTCGTCACCGTGGTCCCGCGACAGCGTCTCGAGCCCATTGCCCTGCTCTCC GGCGAGACTCCGACGCTGCGGCCCCCGCACCGGGCAAATATCCCGCTCTGGCTCGCTCTCCTTCTCAAaaagcagcggcgcgccaaCATCGTCGCCCCTCCCTGGCTGCACCCGGACTCCCTTCGCGACATCATCCACCACGAGACGAAGATTGACACCAAGGGCtgggcaccgccgcctccgccgcccgcgcgcggggACGCCCGCGGTAATGCGCGCCGCTACGGCCAGGGTGCTAGAGACGGCCAAGATGGCCAATTGGGCGTTGATGAGAGggtcttgtcgccgcccttcctcccctcGTGCACGTCCGATGcccccgtcggcgccctGCCCTATCACTGGttcgagctcgccgagatgctcctcgcccatgccgccgacgatgtacccgccgctgccgaggtcCGTTccctgctgcgcgacctgcAAGAGGTGCGCGCCGCGAAGATGCGTGCCAGCACGGCCCAGCTCGAGGTTGGCGTGGACGGAGTCATGAGCCTCCGCGGtgtcggcgccatggagctCGCTGAAAGTCGGGGATtcgtcatcggcgtcgtcgagggcgtgcgtAAGATTGGGtccagcgccgaggcggtacgccgcgaggaagaggaggagcacggTGGAcggggcgacgatgacgagccgaGTGATGACGACATGGGTCTGTGA